The following are encoded together in the Zygosaccharomyces rouxii strain CBS732 chromosome C complete sequence genome:
- the BFR2 gene encoding rRNA-processing protein BFR2 (similar to uniprot|Q66RD8 Saccharomyces cerevisiae YDR299W BFR2 Essential protein possibly involved in secretion multicopy suppressor of sensitivity to Brefeldin A), whose product MGKLLADQISDLANKPAVEDYDVEDVFEHNDDDSNDESASDDEQLEKAHYAPVEKSKLRKDGIELGEKYQGAKGSRESAFGQDEDEDEDEDEGGSDEDEGGSDEDENEMSDIHGSESDAMSFKTDSEDGEDQESQEEDSPEEESQEGEESQDEGEDEQRKRLAALVQAERRKAVNNLSESTKRDASKGLAILEQSKLFDNIIEVRMKLHKAVTDVNRLPITQDSWEKSGSSSTEKLLKHTAKMLNKVMGEIVDFRKDFQSKDQISDDLSTETPNKRKRNFEDLTKETEELDNQLRPYRSTVLHKWSSKISAASGGSALNSSKFKAINQPANVQVENQLADLPRLVKRTRLSRKGVQPIRFEQDRSEGKLSDGLNTEQLAEGEEDAEEPDIPKNYDPRRKTAIDIQENAYIFDDEDFYRILLNDLVDKKINNARVQGTGAQIAITTRSNKLKKDVDTKASKGRKLNYAVQDPIAHYEAPKKFINQWSDEQIDEFFAGLLGQKVNFDENADAQAQPEEDEAIKNDDIQIFG is encoded by the coding sequence ATGGGTAAACTACTAGCCGATCAGATTTCAGATTTGGCTAATAAGCCTGCTGTTGAAGATTACGATGTGGAGGACGTCTTTGAACACAATGACGATGATTCGAATGACGAATCTGCTAGCGATGACGAACAGCTGGAGAAGGCCCACTATGCCCCTGTTGAGAAGTCaaaattgagaaaagatggaattGAACTAGGTGAAAAATACCAGGGTGCTAAAGGTTCCAGAGAGAGTGCATTTGgtcaagatgaagatgaagatgaagacgaagatgaaggtggtagtgacgaagatgaaggtggtagtgacgaagatgaaaatgaaatgagTGATATACACGGAAGTGAAAGTGATGCAATGTCGTTTAAAACAGATTCAGAGGATGGAGAAGATCAAGAATCTCAAGAGGAAGATTCTCCAGAGGAGGAATCTCAGGAAGGTGAAGAGTCGCAAGACGAGGGCGAAGACGAACAACGTAAACGTTTAGCAGCCTTAGTACAGGCCGAAAGGAGGAAAGCTGTTAATAACCTTTCAGAAAGTACCAAACGTGATGCATCCAAGGGGTTAGCCATCTTGGAACAATCCAAGCTGTTCGACAATATTATAGAAGTTAGAATGAAATTGCACAAAGCGGTAACAGATGTTAACAGATTGCCAATAACTCAAGATTCATGGGAGAAAAGTGGTTCATCTAGTACTGAGAAGTTGTTGAAGCATACCGCTAAAATGTTAAACAAAGTTATGGGGGAAATTGTGGATTTTAGAAAAGATTTCCAAAGCAAAGATCAAATTTCAGATGATTTATCAACAGAGACCCCAAATAAACGCAAGAGGAATTTTGAAGACTTGACcaaagaaactgaagaattggataatcAATTACGACCCTACAGATCAACCGTTTTGCACAAATGGTCCAGTAAAATTTCTGCAGCTTCAGGTGGATCTGCATTGAACAGCTCTAAATTCAAAGCTATTAATCAACCTGCGAACGTACAAGTGGAAAACCAATTAGCAGATCTGCCGAGATTGGTCAAACGTACTCGTTTGAGTAGAAAGGGTGTACAACCAATTCGTTTTGAACAAGATCGTAGTGAAGGTAAGTTGAGTGATGGCTTGAATACTGAACAATTAGcagaaggtgaagaagatgcgGAGGAACCGGATATCCCCAAGAATTACGACCCAAGAAGGAAAACTGCCATTGACATACAGGAAAATGCATACATctttgatgatgaagatttctACAGAATTCTATTGAATGATCTGGTGGATAAAAAGATTAACAATGCTAGAGTTCAAGGTACTGGTGCCCAGATCGCCATAACAACTCGTTCCAACAAACTCAAGAAGGATGTGGATACGAAGGCTTCGAAAGGTCGTAAACTCAACTACGCAGTTCAAGATCCTATTGCTCATTACGAAGCtccaaagaaatttatAAATCAATGGTCTGATGAGCAAATTGACGAATTTTTTGCAGGTCTACTGGGTCAAAAGGTTAACTTTGATGAGAACGCAGATGCTCAAGCTCaaccagaagaagatgaagccATTAAGAACGACGATATTCAAATCTTCGGTTGA
- the LSO2 gene encoding Lso2p (similar to uniprot|Q3E772 Saccharomyces cerevisiae YGR169C-A) → MGKTFRDSGVKKAEGRAKKNEQAAQKEQAALEKQEAEEAAKWDQGSRKPHQKRLEEEEKKQAKLKAKKDREEMEAAELESIKKESQSKRTS, encoded by the coding sequence ATGGGTAAAACATTTAGAGATTCTGGTGTCAAGAAGGCAGAAGGTCGTGCAAAGAAGAATGAACAAGCTGCTCAGAAGGAGCAAGCTGCATTGGAAAAACAGGAAGCAGAGGAAGCTGCCAAGTGGGACCAAGGTTCTCGTAAGCCACATCAGAAGAgattagaagaagaagaaaagaaacagGCTAAGTTGAAGGCCAAGAAGGATCGTGAAGAAATGGAAGCTGCCGAGCTGGAATCAATTAAAAAGGAAAGCCAGTCAAAGAGAACCAGTTGA
- the CFT1 gene encoding cleavage/polyadenylation factor CFT1 (highly similar to uniprot|Q06632 Saccharomyces cerevisiae YDR301W CFT1 Functions in cleavage of 3'-ends of pre-mRNAs prior to polyadenylation 23.5% identical to the 160-kDa subunit of mammalian cleavage and polyadenylation specificity factor (CPSF-160) Component of pre-mRNA cleavage factor II (CFII) 150-kDa protein associated with polyadenylation factor 1 (PF I)), with protein MNIYDDILDATVVSLSATGHFTTGKYEELLAVRTDILSVYRVSLKGRLILTHEFKFEGRITDLAVVPQKDSPLDCLLLCTSIAKISVVRYDEASNSIETLSLHYYEDSFKDRSILELAKESTMRVDPGKRCALLFNNDVIALLPLQTTSLNDGEEEDEDMDDERPDKRQKNNKGRITAPSAIFNAKELHQDMNNVIDVTFLRNFTRPTLAVIFENKPVWAGTSQVLPLPVTYMAFTLEVTSNEQSTDIKSTVIATVKELSWDFHTMIPIANGCIIVGSNEMAYIDNTGSLQSIIFLNSYANKNMKKARIVDRSKSKILLHKPTTYNWSVSDQKSETGETLLIMDHQAAFYYIQLEYEGRLLTKFDIINLPIVNDTLKNNSNATCISRLNSTLSGNYVDLFVGFRSGDASVLRLNNLKAAIESRDEHKEITSPPENDIEKFEDEDDLYSEEASDADKEKENKEVVVETVLPFDIEVLSSLRNIAPITSLTPGKICSVDKFVEGLSNPNRNEVSLVATSGNGTGSHLTEIQMSVRPEVQLALKFISITQMWNLKIKNKDKYLITTDSNKNKSDIYLIDKNFALYKEGRFRRDATTVSISMFGSDKRIVQVTTNHLYLYDTNFKRLTTMKFEFEVVHVSVMDPYILITVSRGDIKVYELDAKHKKKLFRVELPDVLREMVITSGVILRSNMCNEFLTGLENSSEEQLLFTFVSADNQIIFFPREHNDRIFQLNGVDQLNEMLYISTYSLPDEVVPDPSIKQVMINKLGNNNKEEYLTILTFGGEVYQYKKSSRRHSRFYRNISGGDLAITGAPDNAYAKGVSSIERIMHYIPEYNGCSVILITGSVPYIIVKEDDSVPRIFKFANIPLVSLTRWGRHSVMCVDDIKNARVYTLDRNNVYYGNKLPLKKLEISDVMEDYMTLTRVTFHERSQMFIVCYAKEIEYSALGEDGEKLVGYQENTPHAKSFKSGILLINPKTWNVIDKREFDDNSLINDARTMLIQLDSRTRRRKEYVIVGVAHVETEDLPPSGSLSVFDITEVVPEPGKPDTNFKLGEVFKENIRGTVSSVCDISGRFLINQSQKVIVRDVQEDNSVVPVAFLDVPVFVTDVKSFGNFLIIGDSMQGFQFIGFDAEPYRMIPLGRSVSKLETVALEFLVNGGDIFFAVTDTSNILHIFKYAPDEPNSLSGQRLVHCTSFNLHSTNTCMVLLPKNEEFSVGEKSLSPVQVVGGQTDGSLFKLVPLREDTYRRLYVLQQQLTEKEVQLGGLNPRMERLSNEYYHLTHAVRPMLEFNVIRRFNTLSVEKRKQTAQKAGRRAHFDIWRDLVNIEFSLRSLCG; from the coding sequence ATGAACATCTATGATGATATTCTCGATGCTACCGTGGTGTCACTCTCAGCAACAGGTCATTTCACCACAGGAAAATATGAGGAATTGTTAGCGGTCAGAACCGATATACTGTCAGTGTACAGGGTGAGTTTAAAAGGCCGACTTATATTGACACATGAGTTTAAATTCGAAGGAAGAATCACTGATCTCGCTGTGGTACCTCAGAAGGATTCTCCACTTGACTGTCTGCTTTTATGCACCTCAATTGCCAAGATTTCTGTGGTAAGATACGATGAAGCTTCCAATTCGATAGAGACGTTAAGTTTACACTATTACGAGGACAGTTTTAAAGACCGTTCCATCTTAGAACTGGCTAAAGAATCCACTATGAGGGTTGATCCTGGTAAAAGATGTGCTCTCTTATTTAACAACGACGTGATTGCACTATTGCCTCTGCAGACCACTTCCTTAaatgatggtgaagaagaggatgaagatatgGACGATGAGAGACCGGATAAGAGacaaaagaataataaagGTAGGATTACTGCTCCAAGCGCTATTTTCAATGCTAAGGAATTACATCAAGATATGAACAACGTTATAGACGTAACATTTCTACGAAATTTTACCAGACCTACCTTGGCAGtaatatttgaaaataaacCAGTATGGGCAGGAACTTCACAAGTACTACCTTTGCCGGTAACATATATGGCTTTTACCCTGGAGGTGACGTCTAATGAACAATCCACTGACATAAAGAGTACGGTAATTGCAACCGTCAAGGAACTAAGCTGGGATTTCCATACCATGATACCGATTGCCAATGGATGTATCATTGTGGGGTCTAATGAAATGGCATACATCGACAATACGGGGTCGCTTCAATCTATcatatttttaaattcttATGCTAACAAAAATATGAAGAAGGCAAGAATTGTAGACAGATCGaaatctaaaattttaCTGCATAAGCCAACAACATACAACTGGTCTGTTTCAGATCAGAAATCAGAAACTGGAGAAACTCTTCTGATAATGGACCATCAGGCTGCATTTTATTACATTCAACTTGAATATGAAGGTAGGTTACTCACTAAATTCgatattatcaatttaCCTATTGTAAATGATACTTTGAAAAACAATTCTAATGCGACTTGTATATCACGTCTGAATTCAACATTGTCTGGCAACTACGTAGACCTTTTTGTTGGTTTTCGTTCTGGAGATGCTTCGGTATTGAGGCTGAATAACTTGAAAGCCGCCATTGAGAGTCGCGATGAGCACAAAGAGATTACTTCACCACCAGAgaatgatattgaaaaatttgaagatgaggatgatcTATATTCAGAAGAAGCATCTGATGctgataaagaaaaagaaaacaaggAAGTAGTTGTCGAAACCGTTTTGCCTTTTGATATCGAAGTGCTTTCATCATTGAGGAATATTGCCCCTATCACATCTTTGACACCAGGTAAAATATGCTCAGTGGATAAATTCGTCGAAGGTCTTTCCAATCCCAATAGAAATGAGGTATCGTTGGTAGCCACTTCAGGAAACGGAACAGGTTCTCACTTGACAGAGATTCAAATGAGTGTCAGACCCGAAGTGCAACTGGCCCTAAAATTTATTAGCATCACCCAGATGTGGAATCTAAAaatcaagaacaaagatAAATACTTGATTACCACTGATTCgaataagaataaaagtGATATTTACCTCATAGACAAAAACTTTGCACTTTACAAAGAAGGTAGATTTAGGAGAGATGCTACCACCGTTAGCATATCCATGTTTGGTAGCGAtaaaagaattgttcaagTGACCACTAATCACCTATATCTTTACGAtacaaatttcaagaggTTAACTACTATGAAGTTTGAATTCGAAGTGGTCCATGTCTCAGTCATGGATCCCTATATTTTAATTACAGTTTCCCGTGGTGATATTAAGGTTTATGAATTGGACGCCAAGCATAAGAAGAAGTTATTTAGAGTCGAGCTTCCGGATGTCTTACGTGAAATGGTCATCACATCTGGTGTAATATTGAGAAGCAATATGTGCAATGAGTTTTTAACGGGACTTGAAAACTCGTCAGAAGAACAATTACTATTCACTTTTGTCTCTGCAGACAATCAAatcattttctttcctcGAGAGCACAACGATCGTATATTCCAACTGAATGGTGTGGACCAACTAAATGAAATGCTTTATATCAGTACTTATTCACTTCCTGATGAGGTGGTTCCAGATCCTTCGATAAAGCAAGTTATGATCAACAAATTgggtaataataataaggaGGAATATTTGACTATCCTGacatttggtggtgaagtATATCAATATAAGAAATCTTCTCGTCGACATAGCAGATTCTACCGTAATATCTCGGGAGGTGATTTAGCGATCACTGGTGCCCCCGACAATGCCTATGCAAAAGGTGTCagttcaattgaaagaatcatGCACTATATCCCTGAATATAATGGATGCTCAGTCATCTTGATCACAGGTAGCGTTCCTTACATTATAGTGAAGGAGGATGATTCTGTGCCGCGTATATTCAAGTTTGCTAACATTCCATTAGTTTCATTAACACGTTGGGGCAGACATTCTGTTATGTGCGTGGATGATATCAAGAATGCCAGAGTTTACACGCTAGATCGCAACAACGTCTACTACGGTAATAAATTACCCTTGAAGAAGCTTGAAATCAGTGATGTGATGGAGGATTACATGACTCTGACTAGGGTCACTTTCCATGAAAGGTCCCAAATGTTCATTGTATGCTATGCCAAGGAGATAGAATATAGTGCATTGGGTGAggatggtgaaaaattggttggATACCAAGAGAATACACCCCATGCCAAGAGCTTCAAAAGTGGAATCTTACTCATCAACCCCAAGACCTGGAATGTAATCGATAAACGAGAGTTTGACGACAATTCACTAATTAACGACGCAAGAACCATGCTAATACAGTTGGACTCCAggacaagaagaaggaaagagTACGTAATTGTAGGTGTGGCACATGTGGAAACAGAGGATTTACCGCCCTCAGGGTCCCTCTCAGTGTTTGATATAACAGAAGTGGTTCCGGAGCCTGGCAAACCAGatacaaatttcaaattgggAGAAgtgttcaaagaaaatatcCGTGGTACTGTGAGTTCTGTATGTGACATAAGTGGGCGATTCTTAATCAACCAATCTCAAAAAGTCATTGTGAGAGACGTCCAGGAAGATAACTCTGTTGTTCCGGTGGCATTTTTGGATGTCCCAGTCTTTGTCACTGACGTTAAGAGCTTTGGTAATTTCCTCATCATTGGAGATTCCATGCAAggtttccaattcatcgGATTCGATGCAGAACCATACAGAATGATCCCACTGGGTAGAAGTGTCTCCAAACTGGAAACAGTAGCATTGGAATTTTTAGTGAATGGTGGTGACATATTCTTTGCTGTCACCGACACTAGCAACATCTTAcacattttcaaatatgcACCAGATGAGCCTAACTCTTTGTCGGGCCAAAGACTTGTACATTGCACCAGTTTCAACTTACACTCTACAAACACTTGCATGGTACTGCTACCTAAAAACGAAGAGTTTTCTGTCGGTGAGAAATCTCTCAGTCCCGTTCAGGTGGTTGGGGGCCAGACTGATGgatctcttttcaaattagtCCCTCTCAGAGAAGATACCTACCGTAGACTCTACGTTCTCCAACAACAACTCACTGAGAAAGAGGTCCAGCTTGGAGGACTGAATCCACGTATGGAAAGACTGTCTAATGAATATTAC
- the PRO1 gene encoding glutamate 5-kinase (highly similar to uniprot|P32264 Saccharomyces cerevisiae YDR300C PRO1 Gamma-glutamyl kinase catalyzes the first step in proline biosynthesis and to YHR033W uniprot|P38690 Saccharomyces cerevisiae YHR033W Hypothetical ORF), protein MSKPYTIVIKLGSSSLVDATTKEPKLSLMSLIVETVVALRRIGHRVIIVSSGGIAVGLKTLGLDKRPKRLPEIQAVAAVGQGRLIGRWDKLFSYFDQRIAQVLLTRNDIAEWSQYKNAKNTLQELLNMGVIPVVNENDTLAVSEIHFGDNDSLSAITAALTGADYLFLLTDVDCLFTDNPRTNPDAKPILVVPNMDQGLPGVSTASGTGSDVGTGGMQTKLVAAELATNAGVHTIIMNSESPSSIFKIVQYIQTTEGKTYEGDLMDLQIKELETLNQLSVPLHTKFIASADRQHLKNREFWMLHGLVTKGSVIIDDGAYAALTRKEKAGLLPAGVVDVEGNFQQLECVDLKLGHRLTNGEWNKDLPTTTVGRARCNYKATEIAKIRGMKSDRIEEVLGYSDSEYVAHRHNLAFPPH, encoded by the coding sequence ATGAGTAAACCATatactattgttattaaGTTGGGTTCATCATCCCTTGTGGATGCAACCACTAAGGAGCCCAAGCTTTCCTTGATGTCATTAATAGTCGAGACTGTGGTAGCTCTAAGGAGGATTGGTCATCGTGTCATTATTGTATCCAGTGGTGGTATTGCCGTAGGTCTCAAGACTTTAGGCCTCGATAAAAGACCCAAAAGGTTGCCTGAAATTCAAGCGGTTGCCGCTGTAGGACAAGGTAGACTTATTGGTCGTTGGGATAAGCTGTTCTCCtattttgatcaaagaattgctCAAGTTCTCTTGACCAGAAATGATATAGCTGAGTGGTCTCAATATAAGAATGCTAAGAACACTTTACAAGAACTTCTTAATATGGGTGTTATCCCCGTGGTTAACGAAAATGATACATTAGCGGTGTCTGAAATTCATTTTGGTGATAACGACAGTTTATCGGCAATTACGGCTGCCCTTACCGGTGCAGACTACTTATTCTTGCTTACGGATGTGGATTGTCTATTTACTGATAATCCTAGGACTAATCCAGATGCTAAACCAATCTTGGTGGTCCCCAATATGGATCAAGGATTACCTGGTGTTAGTACTGCTAGTGGGACAGGTTCTGATGTGGGAACTGGTGGAATGCAGACCAAATTAGTGGCGGCTGAATTGGCCACTAATGCTGGTGTGCACACAATTATAATGAACAGTGAATCACCATCAAGTATTTTTAAAATCGTACAATACATCCAAACTACGGAGGGTAAAACATATGAAGGTGACTTGATGGATTTacaaatcaaagaattggaaactcTGAATCAATTAAGTGTTCCTCTGCACACAAAATTCATTGCCAGTGCTGATAGacaacatttgaaaaacagGGAATTCTGGATGTTACATGGGTTAGTGACTAAAGGCTCTGTTATAATTGATGACGGTGCATATGCAGCATTGACACGTAAAGAGAAAGCAGGACTATTACCCGCTGGTGTGGTAGATGTGGAGGGGAATTTCCAACAGCTGGAATGTGTAGACCTGAAGTTAGGCCACAGGTTAACCAATGGTGAATGGAATAAGGACTTACCAACAACGACTGTTGGTAGGGCCAGGTGTAACTACAAAGCTACTGAAATCGCTAAGATTAGAGGTATGAAGAGTGACCGCATAGAGGAAGTTCTTGGATACTCAGATAGTGAATATGTGGCCCATAGACATAATTTGGCATTCCCACCACATTAG
- the PIH1 gene encoding Pih1p (weakly similar to uniprot|P38768 Saccharomyces cerevisiae YHR034C PIH1 Protein of unresolved function may function in protein folding and/or rRNA processing interacts with a chaperone (Hsp82p) two chromatin remodeling factors (Rvb1p Rvb2p) and two rRNA processing factors (Rrp43p Nop58p)): protein MNFFLKPQDNLSSVVTINPKPEFVIKSKLVSTKNRPKDLPELQIGTKVFINLCHDEQVPQPDINFDPAIVYPLIINDQWEIPIITSSMRQDTDKKGALCYVWDCCINTKCAQWIRKEYQLREIVVEWCLESCDLAELLEISRDDISFPKMKSKGPILPLEMLSEELNNDYKKEMAKMVEEGRDEPDNLIKMRRSLMDDEEKAALEEKELPPLFPINNHPPASNAGKPLIEEIDELSINEKGSKPLREVNYKVVMGKADSPHTLRIEVVSELESGTDYDVTYDAKNNELVVKNNNLEKFKEKTLNIPLPNIFDSPGTVESRMQCFFIKTEKKLSIKI from the coding sequence ATGAACTTCTTTTTAAAACCTCAGGATAATTTGAGCTCAGTGGTGACTATAAATCCTAAACCAGAGTTTGTCATCAAATCTAAATTAGTGTCAACCAAGAACAGACCTAAAGATTTGCCTGAACTACAAATTGGCACTAAAGTATTCATTAACTTGTGTCATGATGAACAGGTACCACAACCAGATATAAATTTTGATCCAGCTATCGTCTATCCACTAATAATCAATGATCAATGGGAAATTCCTATCATTACGTCTTCTATGAGACAGGATACGGATAAGAAAGGTGCATTGTGTTATGTCTGGGACTGTTGCATTAATACCAAGTGTGCTCAGTGGATTCGTAAGGAATATCAATTGAGAGAGATTGTTGTAGAATGGTGCTTGGAATCGTGCGATTTGGCTGAATTACTCGAGATCTCAAGAGATGATATCAGTTTCCCCAAGATGAAGAGCAAGGGACCAATACTACCATTAGAAATGCTCtcagaagaattaaatAACGACTACAAAAAGGAAATGGCTAAGATGGTGGAAGAAGGACGTGATGAACCTGACAATTTGATTAAGATGAGAAGAAGTCTAATGGACGATGAAGAGAAGGCAGCcttagaagaaaaagaactGCCGCCTCTGTTCCCTATAAATAACCACCCACCTGCATCGAATGCAGGTAAACCTCTaattgaagaaatcgatGAGTTGTCGATTAATGAGAAGGGATCCAAACCGCTAAGGGAAGTAAATTATAAAGTCGTTATGGGCAAAGCGGATAGTCCTCATACACTTCGAATTGAAGTAGTCtcagaattggaatctGGCACTGACTACGATGTTACATACGATGCTAAGAACAATGAACTAGTAGTGAAAAAcaataatttggaaaaattcaaggaGAAAACTCTAAATATCCCTTTACCCAACATTTTTGATTCACCAGGCACAGTCGAATCACGCATGCAATGCTTCTTCATTAAAACCGAGAAAAAACTGTCTATTAAGATCTAA